A window from Brucella sp. BE17 encodes these proteins:
- the purL gene encoding phosphoribosylformylglycinamidine synthase subunit PurL, whose translation MTISNTRDITPELIAAHGLKPDEYQRILELIGREPSFTELGIFSAMWNEHCSYKSSKKWLRTLPTTGPRVIQGPGENAGVVDIGDGDCVVFKMESHNHPSYIEPYQGAGTGVGGILRDVFTMGARPVAAMNALRFGEPDHPKTRHLVSGVVAGVGGYGNAFGVPTVGGEVNFDKRYNGNILVNAFAAGLAKHDGIFLSEAKGVGLPVVYLGAKTGRDGVGGATMASAEFDESIEEKRPTVQVGDPFTEKCLLEACLELMASGAVIAIQDMGAAGLTCSAVEMGAKGDLGVELILDSVPVREENMSAYEMMLSESQERMLMVLEPEKEAEAEAIFRKWGLDFAIVGKTTDDLRFRVIHQGEEVANLPIKELGDEAPEYDRPWMEPGKHAPLPASNVPQADDYSAALLKLIGSPDLSSRRWVYEQYDTLIQGNSLQIPGGDAGVIRVEGHDTKALAFSSDVTPRYCEADPYEGGKQAVAECWRNITATGAEPLASTDNLNFGNPEKPEIMGQLVKAIEGIGEACRALDFPIVSGNVSLYNETNGEGILPTPTIAGVGLIPDWSQMAKIGGMQDGDVLLLLGIDGTHLGQSVYLRDLFERADGPAPTVDLAFEKRNGEFVRSVIRNSQVTACHDISDGGLAIAIAEMAITSGKGASLDVGDGLPHAILFGEDQARYVISATPEMAKLIALNAEGGGVPFRVLGNVGGDRVTFGDIVDVSVADLTQAYEGWFPGFMQGETAAGN comes from the coding sequence ATGACTATTTCCAATACTCGAGACATCACGCCAGAACTGATCGCAGCGCACGGGCTGAAACCCGATGAATATCAGCGCATCCTGGAGCTGATCGGGCGTGAGCCGAGCTTTACGGAACTCGGTATCTTCTCGGCGATGTGGAACGAGCATTGCTCCTATAAGTCCTCGAAAAAATGGCTGCGTACCCTTCCCACCACCGGCCCACGCGTCATTCAGGGTCCGGGCGAAAACGCAGGTGTGGTCGATATCGGGGATGGCGATTGCGTCGTCTTCAAGATGGAAAGCCACAACCACCCCTCTTACATTGAGCCCTATCAGGGTGCCGGTACCGGCGTCGGCGGCATTCTGCGCGACGTCTTCACGATGGGCGCACGTCCGGTTGCCGCCATGAATGCGCTGCGTTTTGGCGAGCCGGATCACCCCAAAACCCGCCACCTCGTCTCAGGCGTAGTTGCCGGGGTCGGCGGTTACGGCAATGCTTTTGGTGTGCCGACCGTTGGCGGCGAAGTCAATTTCGACAAGCGTTATAATGGCAATATTCTGGTCAATGCCTTCGCGGCTGGCCTGGCCAAGCATGACGGCATCTTTTTGTCGGAAGCCAAGGGCGTCGGCCTGCCGGTGGTCTATCTCGGTGCCAAGACAGGCCGCGACGGGGTTGGCGGTGCGACCATGGCATCGGCAGAATTTGACGAATCGATTGAAGAAAAGCGCCCGACCGTTCAGGTCGGCGATCCTTTCACCGAAAAATGCCTGCTCGAAGCCTGCCTTGAACTGATGGCTTCAGGAGCCGTTATTGCCATTCAGGACATGGGTGCTGCGGGCCTGACCTGTTCGGCTGTTGAAATGGGTGCCAAGGGCGATCTCGGCGTTGAACTGATCCTCGATTCCGTGCCGGTGCGCGAAGAAAACATGAGCGCCTATGAAATGATGCTTTCGGAAAGCCAGGAGCGCATGCTCATGGTTCTCGAACCCGAAAAAGAGGCTGAAGCCGAAGCGATCTTCCGCAAATGGGGTCTTGATTTTGCCATCGTCGGCAAGACCACCGATGATTTGCGTTTCCGCGTTATCCATCAGGGTGAGGAAGTCGCCAATCTGCCGATCAAGGAACTGGGCGACGAAGCGCCCGAATATGACCGTCCATGGATGGAACCGGGCAAGCACGCGCCGCTTCCCGCCTCCAATGTGCCGCAGGCCGATGATTATTCGGCAGCTCTTCTCAAACTGATCGGCTCACCCGATCTGTCGTCGCGCCGCTGGGTCTATGAGCAATATGATACGCTGATCCAGGGCAATTCGCTGCAAATTCCAGGTGGAGACGCCGGTGTCATCCGCGTCGAGGGCCACGACACCAAGGCGCTTGCCTTCTCGTCTGACGTGACGCCGCGCTATTGCGAGGCCGATCCTTATGAGGGCGGCAAGCAGGCTGTTGCCGAATGCTGGCGCAATATTACCGCGACCGGAGCTGAACCGCTGGCCTCCACCGACAACCTCAATTTCGGCAATCCCGAAAAACCGGAAATCATGGGCCAGCTTGTGAAAGCCATTGAAGGCATTGGCGAAGCCTGCCGCGCGCTCGATTTCCCGATCGTCTCGGGTAACGTATCGCTTTACAATGAGACCAATGGTGAGGGCATTCTGCCGACCCCGACCATTGCCGGTGTCGGCCTGATCCCGGACTGGTCGCAAATGGCTAAGATCGGTGGCATGCAGGACGGGGATGTTCTGCTGCTTTTAGGCATCGACGGCACGCATCTCGGCCAATCGGTCTATCTGCGTGATCTGTTTGAGCGTGCCGACGGCCCTGCGCCCACAGTCGATCTGGCGTTTGAAAAGCGCAATGGTGAATTTGTTCGTTCAGTCATCCGCAATTCCCAGGTAACGGCGTGCCACGACATTTCCGATGGCGGGCTGGCCATTGCCATTGCTGAAATGGCGATCACGTCGGGTAAAGGTGCCTCACTTGACGTGGGCGACGGTTTGCCGCACGCCATCCTTTTCGGTGAAGATCAGGCGCGCTACGTCATCTCCGCAACACCTGAAATGGCGAAGCTCATTGCACTCAACGCAGAAGGTGGAGGCGTTCCTTTCCGAGTTCTGGGTAACGTGGGCGGCGACCGCGTGACGTTCGGCGACATTGTCGATGTCAGCGTAGCAGACCTAACACAGGCCTATGAAGGCTGGTTCCCCGGCTTCATGCAGGGCGAAACCGCCGCAGGCAACTGA
- a CDS encoding BolA family transcriptional regulator produces the protein MAMDAHEIEKLIREGIPDAKVTIRDLAGDGDHYAAEVIAESFRGKSRVQQHQMVYDALKGNMGGVLHALALQTSIPE, from the coding sequence ATGGCTATGGACGCACACGAGATCGAAAAGCTGATACGCGAAGGGATTCCTGACGCAAAGGTGACGATCCGCGACCTTGCCGGTGACGGGGATCATTATGCTGCCGAAGTTATTGCTGAAAGCTTTCGCGGCAAATCCCGTGTTCAGCAGCATCAGATGGTTTATGATGCCTTGAAGGGCAATATGGGCGGCGTACTGCATGCCCTCGCACTTCAAACGAGCATCCCCGAGTAG
- a CDS encoding multidrug effflux MFS transporter translates to MPLDIKNGSSDQKTSMHGRGEFIILIAAIMAINALAVDIMLPGLPQIGASLGIQSENHAQFVITAYLLGFGVSQLFYGPLSDRFGRRVPLFSGLAIYILASLAAAFVTDFTTLIVLRILQGLGAAGTRVIAVSVVRDRFAGRQMAEVMSLVMMIFMIMPIVAPATGQLIMLFGEWHLIFLSMAVMALIVALWAFIRLPETLPVSHRRPLTVKSIAGGFVIVLTNRVALFYMLGTSFILGALFGYINSAQQIFVDIYKLGQWFPLAFAAVAMTLALASFLNSRLVGRYGMRRISQAMLLLFTAMSLLWMVLSLVIEGPMPFALLMAIYMTIMFSFSLVTSNFNALAMEPLGDVAGTASSVLGFAQTVIGAALGAVIGQAFDGTVTPVAMGYCLLGFLALGCVLIAENGRLFQVKNPQTETVI, encoded by the coding sequence ATGCCCCTCGATATCAAGAACGGATCATCCGATCAGAAAACATCCATGCACGGGCGCGGCGAATTCATTATCCTGATTGCCGCCATTATGGCGATCAACGCGCTTGCCGTCGACATCATGCTGCCTGGCCTGCCTCAGATTGGTGCAAGCCTTGGCATTCAGTCGGAAAATCATGCGCAATTCGTCATCACCGCCTATCTGCTGGGCTTTGGCGTCTCCCAGCTTTTTTATGGTCCCCTCAGTGACCGGTTTGGACGCAGAGTGCCACTGTTTAGTGGCTTGGCGATCTATATTCTGGCCTCGCTTGCGGCCGCTTTCGTGACCGATTTTACGACACTGATCGTGTTGCGCATCCTGCAAGGGCTGGGCGCTGCCGGAACGCGTGTGATCGCGGTTTCCGTGGTGCGAGACAGGTTTGCAGGCCGTCAGATGGCCGAAGTCATGTCGCTGGTGATGATGATTTTCATGATCATGCCCATCGTTGCACCCGCTACAGGCCAGCTCATCATGCTGTTTGGCGAATGGCACCTGATATTCCTGTCCATGGCCGTGATGGCATTGATCGTCGCCCTTTGGGCATTCATCCGTCTGCCTGAAACCCTGCCTGTCAGCCATCGTCGCCCACTGACGGTCAAAAGCATCGCTGGCGGTTTTGTCATCGTACTGACAAATCGCGTCGCACTTTTCTATATGCTTGGCACATCTTTCATTCTCGGTGCCTTGTTTGGCTACATCAATTCGGCCCAGCAGATTTTTGTCGATATCTATAAACTAGGGCAGTGGTTTCCGCTGGCTTTTGCCGCAGTTGCCATGACGCTGGCGCTTGCCTCGTTCCTCAATTCCCGTCTTGTCGGACGTTACGGCATGCGTCGGATTTCACAGGCAATGTTGCTGCTCTTCACAGCCATGAGCCTTTTATGGATGGTTCTTTCCCTCGTCATTGAAGGTCCGATGCCCTTTGCCTTGCTGATGGCCATCTATATGACGATCATGTTCTCGTTTAGTCTTGTTACGTCCAATTTCAATGCGCTGGCCATGGAACCGCTGGGCGATGTCGCAGGCACAGCGTCTTCCGTGCTGGGTTTTGCACAAACAGTCATTGGTGCTGCATTGGGTGCGGTGATCGGTCAGGCTTTTGACGGAACGGTCACGCCGGTGGCCATGGGCTATTGCTTGCTGGGTTTCCTGGCGCTCGGCTGTGTGCTTATTGCCGAAAACGGGCGCCTGTTTCAGGTCAAAAACCCACAGACAGAAACAGTCATCTGA
- a CDS encoding inositol monophosphatase family protein has protein sequence MRFDETEIGHLADLLADAARTEIMPRFRRLDVSDIRQKTSPADLVTEADISAELFLTAQLRELYPDALIVGEEACSDNPALLDGLGTADLAFTLDPVDGTFNFASGVPLFGVMLAVVAKGETIASIIHDPVGRDWITAAKGSGAYIRHADGTTKRASVAQAGDIEQMTGSVSWQYVAEPMRSRLARNHTRFLSQIGYRCAAHEYRILATGGAHFALYNKLMPWDHLPGALIHHEAGGYSARWDGSDYLPSHVGGGLLAAPDRESWKAIHAALWEA, from the coding sequence TTGCGGTTTGATGAAACGGAAATAGGGCATTTGGCCGATTTGCTTGCCGACGCCGCACGCACCGAAATCATGCCGCGCTTTCGCAGGCTCGATGTGTCCGATATTAGGCAAAAAACCTCGCCCGCCGATCTGGTAACTGAAGCCGATATCAGTGCGGAACTTTTTTTGACCGCACAGTTACGAGAGCTTTATCCTGATGCGCTGATCGTGGGCGAGGAAGCCTGTTCGGACAATCCAGCGCTTCTGGACGGTCTTGGCACGGCCGATCTTGCCTTTACCCTCGATCCGGTGGATGGAACGTTTAATTTCGCATCCGGCGTGCCGCTGTTTGGCGTCATGCTGGCGGTGGTTGCAAAGGGTGAAACCATCGCCAGTATTATTCACGATCCTGTGGGCAGGGACTGGATCACGGCCGCCAAAGGCAGCGGTGCCTATATCCGTCACGCCGATGGGACGACAAAACGCGCGAGCGTGGCGCAGGCAGGCGATATTGAGCAGATGACCGGTTCGGTTTCATGGCAATATGTGGCCGAGCCTATGCGTTCGCGACTGGCCCGCAATCATACCAGGTTTTTATCGCAGATCGGCTATCGTTGTGCCGCGCATGAATATCGCATTCTGGCGACGGGTGGCGCGCATTTTGCACTCTATAACAAGCTGATGCCATGGGATCATTTGCCGGGTGCATTGATCCATCACGAGGCGGGTGGTTACAGCGCGCGCTGGGATGGTAGTGACTATCTACCGTCGCATGTCGGGGGCGGATTGTTGGCCGCACCCGACCGTGAAAGCTGGAAAGCCATTCATGCAGCACTCTGGGAAGCATGA
- a CDS encoding DUF1127 domain-containing protein: MFYFRQEIDTIDTMLPQKQSTMTEVSSNQIRPRRGPLRRLIDWLTWQAAIRRSRLALYELTDEQLRDVGLGRCEAEKEARKVRFHLR; the protein is encoded by the coding sequence ATGTTCTATTTTAGACAGGAAATTGATACAATTGATACAATGCTGCCGCAGAAGCAGTCTACCATGACCGAAGTCTCGTCAAACCAAATCAGGCCAAGACGCGGCCCGTTGCGTCGATTGATCGATTGGTTGACGTGGCAAGCCGCAATACGGCGCAGCCGTCTTGCCTTATATGAATTGACCGACGAGCAATTGCGCGATGTGGGGCTAGGGCGCTGTGAAGCCGAGAAGGAAGCGCGCAAGGTGCGCTTCCACCTACGTTGA
- the grxD gene encoding Grx4 family monothiol glutaredoxin codes for MTGINDFIDNEVKTNDVVLFMKGTPGFPQCGFSGQVVQILDYIGVDYKGVNVLASDDMRQGIKDYSNWPTIPQLYVKGEFVGGCDIIREMFQSKELQSLFTDKGIATKAA; via the coding sequence ATGACCGGCATCAATGATTTTATCGACAATGAAGTAAAGACCAATGACGTCGTGCTTTTCATGAAAGGCACGCCGGGTTTCCCGCAATGCGGTTTTTCGGGTCAGGTCGTGCAGATTCTCGATTATATCGGTGTGGACTATAAGGGCGTTAACGTGCTCGCTTCCGACGATATGCGTCAGGGCATCAAGGACTATTCCAACTGGCCGACGATTCCGCAGCTTTACGTCAAGGGCGAGTTTGTCGGCGGCTGCGACATCATTCGCGAAATGTTCCAGTCAAAAGAATTACAAAGTCTTTTTACCGACAAAGGTATTGCTACCAAAGCTGCCTGA
- a CDS encoding PLP-dependent aminotransferase family protein, with product MTNWLPVLTGKSGPIYLQLADAIEEAIETGALPAGQKLPPQRNLAYDLKVTIGTIGRAYALAYERGLVSGEVGRGTYVLDQNMRKNAPPAYSSDGIAGTRLQEAPPDKIRLDTTAAPDIGQHTILGPIFTSILHNYPHEVGNYTRYIPQHWLEAGRQWLEMGGGSRNEAIDLETIVVTNGAHAAAMAVISAFTAPGDRIVFEDLTYTQISRAARLIGRRTAIALSDEQGMIPDEFERICNQQHPTMAFMMPSVHNPTLAVMPVERREAIAEIAARHNVWLIEDDTYGVMTPSGIPKMADIAPERTFLTGSLSKAVSAGLRCGWVACPPHCAQRVHVTHKLMTGGISFVLAETTAQLVLSGQAEALRAQCAEEIAWREKLARTIFAGHDFVSSPHVPILWLKLPEPWLTGTFKTAAYENGLLIDDEDEFKPGRGERTYHRVRIAFSSPTDRKKVENGFITLRHLLENGHAGHEGSN from the coding sequence ATGACAAATTGGCTTCCCGTCCTGACCGGAAAATCCGGACCGATTTATTTGCAACTGGCCGACGCAATTGAAGAGGCTATTGAAACAGGCGCTTTGCCAGCAGGTCAGAAACTGCCGCCGCAGCGCAATCTCGCCTATGACTTGAAGGTGACAATCGGCACAATCGGCCGCGCTTATGCGCTTGCCTACGAGAGAGGGTTGGTGAGCGGCGAAGTCGGGCGCGGCACTTATGTGCTTGATCAAAACATGCGCAAAAATGCGCCACCCGCCTATTCCAGCGATGGCATTGCCGGAACACGGCTTCAGGAAGCGCCGCCCGACAAGATACGTCTGGACACCACAGCGGCACCCGATATCGGACAGCACACAATCCTTGGGCCTATTTTCACCTCGATCCTGCATAATTATCCGCACGAAGTGGGAAATTATACGCGCTATATTCCGCAGCACTGGCTGGAAGCCGGGCGGCAATGGTTGGAGATGGGAGGCGGCTCGAGAAACGAAGCCATCGATCTCGAAACAATCGTCGTCACCAATGGGGCGCATGCCGCTGCAATGGCAGTTATTTCCGCGTTTACCGCGCCCGGCGACCGCATCGTGTTTGAAGACCTCACTTATACGCAGATCAGCCGTGCTGCACGCCTGATCGGACGACGCACCGCAATCGCGTTGAGCGACGAACAGGGCATGATCCCCGACGAATTCGAGCGTATCTGCAACCAGCAACACCCGACCATGGCCTTCATGATGCCAAGCGTCCACAATCCCACGCTCGCCGTTATGCCCGTTGAACGCCGTGAGGCGATTGCCGAGATCGCCGCCCGTCACAATGTCTGGCTGATCGAGGACGACACCTATGGAGTCATGACACCGTCCGGCATTCCAAAAATGGCGGATATCGCGCCGGAGCGTACTTTTTTGACCGGTAGCCTTTCCAAGGCGGTCAGTGCCGGCCTACGCTGCGGCTGGGTCGCCTGCCCGCCACATTGTGCGCAGCGGGTTCACGTCACCCACAAGCTGATGACCGGCGGCATTTCCTTTGTTCTGGCCGAGACCACCGCGCAACTGGTGCTATCGGGTCAGGCGGAAGCTTTGCGTGCGCAATGCGCCGAAGAAATTGCATGGCGCGAAAAACTCGCCCGCACGATTTTTGCAGGCCATGATTTCGTGTCCTCGCCACATGTCCCCATTTTGTGGCTCAAACTGCCCGAACCATGGCTGACTGGCACATTCAAGACCGCAGCCTATGAAAACGGACTGCTGATCGATGATGAAGACGAGTTCAAGCCCGGGCGCGGCGAGCGGACCTATCATCGGGTGCGCATTGCCTTTTCTTCGCCCACGGACCGTAAAAAGGTCGAAAACGGCTTTATCACACTCAGGCACCTGCTCGAAAACGGCCATGCTGGTCACGAAGGCAGCAATTGA